The Danio rerio strain Tuebingen ecotype United States chromosome 19, GRCz12tu, whole genome shotgun sequence genome includes the window aatctcatttgaatttaaagcgactgtcaccaaaatgacacatttaggatcaaagcctaaaggggtcagtttcagagagttataaaacattattagtgatgtattttgagctgaaacgtcacatatacatacacatacacactaggAACATCAGAGAGAAGGGGTATAATAGGTCACGCTTAAACTTAATCATATGGCCACATTTGTTTGGTGGTGGATCATCATTAAATCATTTATCATGCACTCTTACTGACTTGAATTTTCTTTTGTCCATCTTGAGATGCTGGGATATCTCTGAATGAACGGGATCAAATGAACGAGACAGGATGCAGCAAAGAGAGCCAACATCCGCAAATCAGGTCAGCTGTTATTCTTCAGTCataggtagggccagacggaatctgcggacgttttttgctatttctgctgagaattttggtaaaagtctgcggatttctgctgaattgtTTTGGGAGTATGATAACTAAAACCTtgtttatatgtaaaataaaaattaatatctttttaacttttattcaattttttaaatgcaaatccaattagattcactctatttggtaaataaagcaagtttgtcatataatatatctagtaaaagacacaaaatattactgtacaaactgcattgtaaataaatcagatgaacattttcacattagtcaataatattaatgaaattaattttaaaaaactgaataaatatagatgtacacacatttactcaagtaaataaacagaattaatgatgggctaaacatttttgttaaaataattattagttaaaattaattatttgcacAGTAGAATAAAATGGcccaaaaatgttatatttatttttttattatatgtgacTCTGGTTTTATGTCTCGCAGCTATATTTGTGGAAATAACCAAACATACATTGTATTGGATCagttttcttttatgccaaaaatcattaagaTATCGAGTAAAGATCATAATCCATGAAGATATTTAGTGAATTTCCCtctgtaaatatgtaaaaactacATCTATCTATTGCTAATTTGTATTACTGAAAACTTGGACAACTTTAAACTTGAGTTTCtcactatttagattttttaacccTCAAATTCGAAAATTTCTAAATAGTAAAAggagtgtatatttatataaagcaTAAATCTAGATCCCCCCCAAAAATACAATTATGGCTTGTTTTGTGGGCCAGAGTaacatattataatttaattgatattatttttatattttttaataaccagCCAGTAtcactgtattattatttatttaccatgttaaaaaatctttttagattttatttaaattttaattattttagtctagtttttttgtatttctgtgtatctttaaaacatttttattcgaGTTATTATAGCACTTCAgcttaaacagaaatatttaacTTATGCGCCAaagcatgttttctttttttcaatatttacagtgcaaaaaaaaatattaatctgtcttcagaataattacaaaaaatgtaGTAATTCAGGAAAGGAATTATCAAAAATATCAATGCTGTTATCAAgaatattaatacaatattactataattatatGATGTTCTTCTTTCAGAGTACTGAACTCAGATCAGTTGAGTGCTCCAGAGAGGAAGCAGTACTCTGTAGATGAAAACACCGAACGCAGGAACCACTATCTGGATTTGGCTGGAATTGAGAACTACACTTCTCGATTTGAAGGTAAAAGCTTGACCTTCATCCTTGGGGGTTTGGGGTGAGAGACAACACggggaagcgatcacaaattgaggagcgggaaagggaagcggggtggagcgacaacgcgggaaaaccttcacaaactgaggagcgatcacaaactcaAAGCGGCatgagcgtcaaagtagccagaagtcattcattttaaatgagaATCAGCGGCAAGAAACAGTGCGGCGCGTCTTCTCTggtgtgagcgtcgaggagagttgaaatcaagttaactttataGTATGAGCTATGTCGCGGTTCagcagcaagcaatcagaatgagaGGTCTTCAgaaaacacagacctgtgaactttggttccgaccgcagttgttcccaagagtttgattattgcggttgccgaatttacaattatttaaaatcgcaacgacgcggggccccctaatcatgtggggcccccccgcggtgcgtgctcTGCGTGCCCGTCCGCTACGTTACTGTAGACATGTAGTTGATGAGGACCaatgcacattctcacgttcatttcatcgttagtaaattcaaacgtgagcgtgaaacctggcatatgcaaagtttttgtgtgtacgcagcgttgatacatgaggcccctggcctaactaatcaagctcttactaggcattctagaaacttggagaaagttggagctaaaatctgcaggctGTGAAATTCACAGACAGAAGTAatgttaacatttataattataatttataatacgTAATTAATAGTTACATCTGTACAGTCTGTGGATGCACTTCATACAGatgacaatcgaaaacaaatagtttaagggagctaataatattgaccttaaaatggttaaaataaataataactgcttttattctagccaaactaaaacaaataagactttctccagaagaaaaaagtattataggaaatactttgaaaaattccttgctctgttaatcatcatttgccaaatcgtcaccttagaattataagtttctatctgacatttttgtcaaaattgagttattcacatattctttttAAACGGCAACTtacttacattatgggatgtgtttttataagttgtttacattttaaagcttttttatttaaaaaacaaaaaaggtgtatctacaaagttgaactctagcttggctctataaggttctatctgtgagccaatcagcatttttaatgcatgcacgaggaccaatcaggaatcagctttctttgtcatttcactggactgctccattgacagcgggaaacaccagaaagacaaaatcacacaaaataagAGTCAATTAAAGAATGccacaccacacaaaattgaaatgtgaaacacccatacacactcaatcacacacatacactatggccaattttaaagcttatccaattcacctgtaccgcatgtctttagacttgtgggggaaaccaaggcacccagaggaaacccacgcaaacatgggtggaacatgcaaactccacacagaaacaccaactgacccagccaaggctcgaaccagtgaccttcttgctgtaaggcaatcatgctacccactgcgccactgctaaGCAAACGTTGAGATTATATgctcaattttacattgttgaaaaagaaatgaatatttaaaaaatttgtatattataagtgaaatatttttatttgtgtatatatagtcagtacaacacttttcagtgtttattaaactcagtTGCTcattgtttcttttaaagtctataggtttaatattaagccttgaagggcatatacttaatttatttcatggagcatatgattcaataaatataattcaataatttatttaaagcataaaatttaataaatatgaacatattaGTTAGATAAAACTAACAGCTGCACTGGAAAAAACATATTTAGTAcaccttgtatgcttaattttaaaagaaaaaatattcatcataaaacttaaattaatgttataaaaaagcaaaattttaactttctcaagcatcaacatattgttacaacactaaactatatattttgtattgtatttcttgataagtaatgcttcaatgaatgatctggcagatataaccttataattccaagtggaaaaAGACTTTTCACaatgagaaggttctatctgctttACCATGGtttatttactccaatttgcaaatgtaagagaactttgataatttacatttagagaaccctGAGgatctctgtcatgttaatgtatgaaagagatctgttacacacatgttgtttgctatatagaatgcaaaaactttgaagctcaatatctcaaaatcattcagaacgcagatagaacctcataattctaaggtgacaaataTTGAATAAATTCTTCCACTTTTCGATGTTTGACTTCATTGGTATACTCCATCTTGCACATATTTTTCAACTCTCATTACTCCAGAAACATCTGCAAAGGATCCTCCTCAGGATGTCCCATCATCCCGTGTCCATCATCGTCGCTCTCAACCCGAGACCTGCATCCGTGTGGATTCCTCTGGTAAATCCCTCCCTTTCCTCCGGTCGCTCTGCAGCCGCAGCAAGTCTGTGGGTTACACCGCAGCCACATCCAAACCCAGCAAACATCACGGGCATCACCCCATAACATGGTGCTATCCGTcccaacaacagcaacagcacCCTCTGCTGCACAGCTCCAGCAAACGCATGCGTGCCCGAGCCCGAGAAACTGCATCACCGTCCAGAAACCCCCAAGACAGAGATTTAAACTGCGGGACGGCTCTTCAGCCTACAGGACTCATTCCCGTTCCTCAAAGACATGAACACCATCATCACCATGagcatcaccatcatcaccaccatcaccatTACCACCCGGCGTAAGCCTGACCCAACCACACACTCTCATGAGCAGTGTTATTGctcttataaaaacaaatatgctGGTGTTTCATCAACCGTATACACTCACATTAATCATTTCTCCACCAAAAAGGGTTGAACCACTTTTTTTAGcgtcattttgttttattgttttgtaattATGTGAACAGAAAATAtaacctggggtctgttcttcgtacttTGCTTAAATGGTCTaaaatgatttggcagatcctggatcttttcatcttgataactgatctctcgctaatttggttcttcaaacaagttcgcgaatcagattagaatgtctggatgaactgatctgagatcgctgcgtgtgttgtgaaggactgatctatcgatcctcgagaTCATGATCAGGCTGGTGGAGGTGTAAAGGTGTGGGGggtattttttggcacactttggtccCATTAGTACGAGTTGAGcgtcatgtcaacgccacagcctacctaggtattgttgctgaccatgtccatccctttatgaccacagtgtctccatcttctgatggccacttccagcaggataacacaccatgtcataaagcgtgaatcatctcagactggtttcttgaacatgacaatgagttcactgtactcaaatggcctccacagtcaccagagctcaatccaatagagcacctttgggatgtggtggaacgggagattggcatcatggatgtgcagctgacaaatctgcagcaact containing:
- the LOC100500933 gene encoding naked cuticle-like protein 3 isoform X2 gives rise to the protein MGKLQSKHAYKRRENPEGDAFKEVACSEELDRNKQDLCVREAEEDHLSDHYCSLQVTLPPQRLLETSESLHSCPENGRQHPQKDTVRRSGKTDNKLSLMQTICELVEASVKQLVLSNGTTLRVKLSVTPLTSRKTYRKDAGISLNERDQMNETGCSKESQHPQIRVLNSDQLSAPERKQYSVDENTERRNHYLDLAGIENYTSRFEETSAKDPPQDVPSSRVHHRRSQPETCIRVDSSGKSLPFLRSLCSRSKSVGYTAATSKPSKHHGHHPITWCYPSQQQQQHPLLHSSSKRMRARARETASPSRNPQDRDLNCGTALQPTGLIPVPQRHEHHHHHEHHHHHHHHHYHPA
- the LOC100500933 gene encoding naked cuticle-like protein 3 isoform X3, whose translation is MITLYGLDNSGKITKENKLSLMQTICELVEASVKQLVLSNGTTLRVKLSVTPLTSRKTYRKDAGISLNERDQMNETGCSKESQHPQIRVLNSDQLSAPERKQYSVDENTERRNHYLDLAGIENYTSRFEETSAKDPPQDVPSSRVHHRRSQPETCIRVDSSGKSLPFLRSLCSRSKSVGYTAATSKPSKHHGHHPITWCYPSQQQQQHPLLHSSSKRMRARARETASPSRNPQDRDLNCGTALQPTGLIPVPQRHEHHHHHEHHHHHHHHHYHPA
- the LOC100500933 gene encoding naked cuticle-like protein 3; this encodes MGKLQSKHAYKRRENPEGDAFKEVACSEELDRNKQDLCVREAEEDHLSDHYCSLQVTLPPQRLLETSESLHSCPENGRQHPQKDTVRRSGKTDEKECNVSIPDENRQEWMITLYGLDNSGKITKENKLSLMQTICELVEASVKQLVLSNGTTLRVKLSVTPLTSRKTYRKDAGISLNERDQMNETGCSKESQHPQIRVLNSDQLSAPERKQYSVDENTERRNHYLDLAGIENYTSRFEETSAKDPPQDVPSSRVHHRRSQPETCIRVDSSGKSLPFLRSLCSRSKSVGYTAATSKPSKHHGHHPITWCYPSQQQQQHPLLHSSSKRMRARARETASPSRNPQDRDLNCGTALQPTGLIPVPQRHEHHHHHEHHHHHHHHHYHPA
- the LOC100500933 gene encoding naked cuticle-like protein 3 isoform X1; the protein is MGKLQSKHAYKRRENPEGDAFKEVACSEELDRNKQDLCVREAEEDHLSDHYCSLQVTLPPQRLLETSESLHSCPENGRQHPQKDTVRRSGKTDSTYKLHTEMPTDPAEAQTSNLLPEKECNVSIPDENRQEWMITLYGLDNSGKITKENKLSLMQTICELVEASVKQLVLSNGTTLRVKLSVTPLTSRKTYRKDAGISLNERDQMNETGCSKESQHPQIRVLNSDQLSAPERKQYSVDENTERRNHYLDLAGIENYTSRFEETSAKDPPQDVPSSRVHHRRSQPETCIRVDSSGKSLPFLRSLCSRSKSVGYTAATSKPSKHHGHHPITWCYPSQQQQQHPLLHSSSKRMRARARETASPSRNPQDRDLNCGTALQPTGLIPVPQRHEHHHHHEHHHHHHHHHYHPA